CCTCGTCCTGCCTAGCCGCGAAGTACTCGACGACCTCTTCGGGGCAGAGGGGGATCGACCTCGCGTCCATGGCCACGGCCTTTCCGAGGCCGATGGAGAGGAGGCCCGAGAGGGACCCCGCCACCACCGAGTCGATCTTCTCCAGCCGGCCGTTGAAGGGCGCCTCGCCGAAGAGGAGGCTGACCTCGTCGGAGAAGGTGAAGGCGATGGCGGGGGCGAGCCCCGACCCCTCGACGAACGCCCTTGCGGCCGTCGCCATCGCCCTCGCGAATTCGAGGTCGTAGGGCTTATTTGCCTTCCGGAGGAGCTTTCCAAAACCTCTTCCGTCGGCCCGTACCACCAGGGGGGCCCGGACCCGGAGGTCGGCGTAAACCTCCCGGCGATCAGCCCTTCTTTTCATCGCTGTAAGGCACGGGCACGGTGCCGAAATGCTTGGTGATT
The sequence above is drawn from the Methanothrix harundinacea 6Ac genome and encodes:
- a CDS encoding tRNA(His) guanylyltransferase Thg1 family protein yields the protein MKRRADRREVYADLRVRAPLVVRADGRGFGKLLRKANKPYDLEFARAMATAARAFVEGSGLAPAIAFTFSDEVSLLFGEAPFNGRLEKIDSVVAGSLSGLLSIGLGKAVAMDARSIPLCPEEVVEYFAARQDEAWRNHVFSSGFYALVAEGFAPREAMGRLRGMKEAEIHEMLFRRGANLAKSPAWQRRGILIRRVWVGDEIGDAGGEGTGGEEKRARTKIVEEWEPPLFRSEEGRRILDGTIRNR